The nucleotide sequence AACCGCTGCGCAGCAGGGCGATGTAGCCCGCGCGGTAGTGGCCGGCGACGTCGATCAGGCCGCGGACGGCCGCGCGCAGCCGCACCTCCGGCGGCCCCTCTTCGAGCCCGACCAAGCCGTCGATGAGCCCGTCGGTGACCGTGCGCAGGGCCTCGACCTGCAGGTCCCGCAGGTTCGGGAAGTACCGGTAGAACAACGGCCGCGACACCTCGGCGCGCGCGACGATGTCGTCCACGGTGACCAGTTCGGGCGCTCGCGAGCCGAACAGGTCGAGCGCGGCGCGGATCAGGTCGTCGCGGCGGGCCTGCGGCGACATCCGCCGCGGCCGGCTCACGGCGTCAGGTCCAGCTTCGCGGCTTTGCGGAGGAGCCCGGGTGTCAGTCGCGAAAGGACCAACGCGGCCTTCGCCTCCGGAGTGGACGGTGCGATCGCGAGGTCCTTTTCCACGGCACGGAGGATGTCCCGAGCCACCCCCTCGGGACCGGTCCGGGCACTGCCCGGGCACACCGCCGAGACGCCGATGTGGTCCGCCGCCAGCTCGGCCCGCAGGAAGACGCTCAGCGTCAGCACGGCCGCCTTCGTCGTGGCGTAGGCGGCGAGCACCTTCGAGGGCAAAGCGCCGTCCGCCGAAGCGAGGTTGACGATCTGGCCGCCTTCGGCGCGCTCGGCGAGCATCGGCGCGAACGCCCGGCAGCCGTGGATCACACCCCACAGGTTGACGTCGATGACGCGCTCCCAGTCCTCGACGGACGTGTCGAGGAACGGCCCGGACATGCCGATGCCGGCGTTGTTCACCACGATGTCGGGCACCCCGTGCTCGGCGCGGACCCGCTCGGCGAAGCGGTGCACGGCGTCGCCGTCCGCGGAGTCCACTGTGTACTCGGCGAGTCCGTGGTCGCCCAGCAGCTTCAGGGTTTCCGCGGCACTGGCTGCGTCGATGTCGGTGATGACGACGTCGGCGCCCCGCTCGGCGAAGGCCAGCGCGGTGGCGCGGCCGATCCCGCTGCCCGCCCCGGTGACGACGACGAGCCGGTGCACGAAGGGCCCGGCGTCGACGCGGGCGCGGCGCAGCCCCCGGCTTTCGGTGCCGGTCTCGGCGTACTCGATCAGCTCGGCCGCC is from Amycolatopsis mediterranei and encodes:
- a CDS encoding TetR/AcrR family transcriptional regulator gives rise to the protein MSPQARRDDLIRAALDLFGSRAPELVTVDDIVARAEVSRPLFYRYFPNLRDLQVEALRTVTDGLIDGLVGLEEGPPEVRLRAAVRGLIDVAGHYRAGYIALLRSGSVIATSETDAAIDEVRNRAVALILDALGVEDPSPLLSLTLRCWTAVVEGALLSWLQERSVAREGLDTWLVDQLTAMLAATAEHEPAGAAEAPAGS